A genome region from Alicyclobacillus acidocaldarius subsp. acidocaldarius DSM 446 includes the following:
- a CDS encoding DedA family protein encodes MLQSINAGLLLLGYPGTYAAMVMEGLGLPFPGDVFLAFYGYAIALGTMRAPAVFSLSALGYFTGVTIVFLLTRRFESLLLNPLYRLHLLNETRLQHTGGLLDRYAWLVLIPGRFLPGIRSLSTYAAALSEMPYATFALYSIVGSMVWCGAWLAFGYWFGENMDEMMKHVQSGLSWITVSLVMAAGLYWAWRHVKARRRER; translated from the coding sequence ATGCTGCAGTCAATCAACGCAGGCCTCCTCTTGCTGGGCTACCCAGGCACGTACGCCGCCATGGTGATGGAGGGCCTCGGCCTCCCGTTCCCAGGTGACGTGTTTCTGGCTTTTTACGGTTACGCCATTGCGCTCGGAACCATGCGGGCGCCAGCCGTCTTCAGCCTCAGCGCGCTCGGGTATTTCACCGGCGTGACCATCGTCTTCCTTCTCACGCGCCGCTTCGAATCGCTGCTGCTCAACCCGCTGTACCGGCTTCACCTGCTCAACGAAACACGCCTTCAGCATACCGGCGGCTTGCTCGATCGCTACGCCTGGCTCGTCCTCATCCCCGGCCGGTTCCTGCCCGGCATCCGCTCGCTCAGCACGTACGCCGCGGCGCTGTCCGAGATGCCGTACGCGACGTTTGCGCTCTACTCGATCGTTGGTTCGATGGTGTGGTGCGGAGCTTGGCTCGCGTTTGGCTACTGGTTCGGCGAAAATATGGACGAGATGATGAAGCACGTGCAGTCGGGGCTCAGCTGGATCACGGTGAGCCTTGTGATGGCCGCCGGCCTGTACTGGGCGTGGAGACACGTGAAGGCCAGGCGCCGGGAGAGATAG